The Terriglobales bacterium genome includes the window TGGAAGGGGAAAGCGGTCGAGGTAGCCGGATTCTTCCAGGGCGGCGACGACCGTAACTTCATCGTGATCGACATGTCGGCGCCGGATCCGTACGAGACAGCCTTTCATGAATACGCGCACCTGCTGCTGGCGGGGAACTTCCCGGACGTTCCGTTGTGGTTCAGCGAAGGCTATGCCGAGTATTTCCGGAGCCTGAAGGTAAGTGGGAAGAAACTGGAGTTCGGAAATGTTCCCGCAGGCATTCCCGACACGCTGGTGAACCAGAGCTGGATGAAGCTACAGGACCTATTGAGTGTCGAGCATAATTCCAAGGCTTATAACGAAGGCGACAAGCGGAGCATTTTCTACGCGCAGTCCTGGGTGACGGTGCACTACCTGATGGCGAACCAGAAGCTGGAGCAACTGGCCAAGTACCTGCAGCTAACGCAAATCGAGAAGGCGCCGGTGCCTGAAGCGGTGCAACAGGCATTCGGGGTGGATATCGCAACGCTGGACAAGACGATCCGCAAGTACGGTTTTGGAACGCTGAAGTACTACGTGACCGATATGCCCCCGGTGAATCCAGACCCGGTTGAATCGCGCAAACTGACTGACCTGACGGCGCAGGCCAATCTGGCGGACCTGCACGCACATTCGCGCGAATACCAAGACAAGGCGAAGCTGGAGTTTGAGGCCATCCTGCAACAGGAGAGCGATAACCCGATTGCGAACCGCGGGCTTGGATACATTTACCTGCGCCAGAACGATCTAGATAGGGCCATGCAGTATTTCCGAAAAGCAGGCGGAGCGGAATCGAAGGATGCGCGACTGGTGTACCTGACGGCGTTGCTGATGAACCGCGAGGCGATGGCGGGAAGCGCTTCGCCGGCGGAAGTGATCGCAATGCGGCAAGTGGTGGAGCGAGCGATCGAACTGGATCCGACTATGGCGGACGCCTACAACCTGCTGTCGTTTGCACTGAGTGCGGAGGGGAGGTTCGATCCGGCGATCACGGCACAGATGAAGGCGATCGAACTGAACCCGAGTAACGAGATGTACCAGGCGAACATGGTAGGGCTGTACATCCGGGCGCAAAAGTATGACCAGGCGGAAGCGCTGCTGGTGCGGTTGAAAGACAGTATGGATCCGATGGTGCGCCAGATGTGCGAACAGAACACCGCGTACCTTCAGAGCGCGAAAGAAGTGGCGGCACAACAGGCGCGCAGACGCGAGACATGGCAGGACGACATCACAGCCCCGCAGTGGCGAAAAAAGGAAGGATCCGAGGCGGTGGAGGAGCACGGCGCGGTGGACGTGAAACCGGACACAAGGAAGATACAGTACCTGTACGGTAATCTGCAGTCGGTGGATTGCACGGCGGAGCCGGCCGCTGTCGTGAGTGTTAAGAGCGGCGCGAAGTTACTGAGATTGCGCACGGAAAACTACAAGAAGCTCATGGTGATGGGGGCGGACGAGTTCTCGTGCGACTGGAAGAACCGCAAGGTACTGGTGAATTACAAGCCGGGCGGGAAGGCGGACGGCGACCTGGTAACGCTGGAATTACAGGC containing:
- a CDS encoding tetratricopeptide repeat protein; the protein is MGRRVLLFSLLLLLICSQAFAAAPWYEVKTAHFNVLTNSSEKQGREIALRFEQMRAVFGSMWRRAKVNMPVPLQIIAFRSRSEVKQYGPLWKGKAVEVAGFFQGGDDRNFIVIDMSAPDPYETAFHEYAHLLLAGNFPDVPLWFSEGYAEYFRSLKVSGKKLEFGNVPAGIPDTLVNQSWMKLQDLLSVEHNSKAYNEGDKRSIFYAQSWVTVHYLMANQKLEQLAKYLQLTQIEKAPVPEAVQQAFGVDIATLDKTIRKYGFGTLKYYVTDMPPVNPDPVESRKLTDLTAQANLADLHAHSREYQDKAKLEFEAILQQESDNPIANRGLGYIYLRQNDLDRAMQYFRKAGGAESKDARLVYLTALLMNREAMAGSASPAEVIAMRQVVERAIELDPTMADAYNLLSFALSAEGRFDPAITAQMKAIELNPSNEMYQANMVGLYIRAQKYDQAEALLVRLKDSMDPMVRQMCEQNTAYLQSAKEVAAQQARRRETWQDDITAPQWRKKEGSEAVEEHGAVDVKPDTRKIQYLYGNLQSVDCTAEPAAVVSVKSGAKLLRLRTENYKKLMVMGADEFSCDWKNRKVLVNYKPGGKADGDLVTLELQAGK